The following are encoded together in the Pseudodesulfovibrio indicus genome:
- a CDS encoding formate dehydrogenase accessory protein FdhE — protein sequence MERNLTDETRRLDKKLVQLRKKSYISAELIDLLDEVSHLQLAAVPEARVVLPPDAELTPPQAAIQGVSLVARENFPFDQAQAEDLLVKLLGIVGKVEGPLGKGARLVAKALDDGDLTPADLFRRFLDDDTEFFGEWAERMPEAPRTLPFLAFAAMGPSIEVAAGMLADKLPEMKVSPVGTCPICGSMPLISSLEQKEGFRHATCSFCRHDYRIKRITCPICGEDDHTKLTFFTVDEEPGFRVDVCDSCKTYVKTIDFRNLDRVALPVLDDLDSLALDYVAAGQGYRRATLSAWGF from the coding sequence ATGGAACGCAATCTCACCGATGAAACCCGCAGGCTCGACAAGAAGCTCGTCCAGCTGCGCAAAAAGTCCTACATCTCCGCTGAACTCATCGACCTGCTGGACGAGGTCTCCCACCTCCAGCTGGCCGCAGTGCCCGAGGCGCGGGTGGTCCTGCCGCCCGACGCGGAGCTGACCCCGCCCCAGGCCGCGATCCAGGGCGTTTCCCTGGTGGCCCGCGAGAACTTCCCCTTTGACCAGGCCCAGGCCGAAGACCTGCTGGTCAAGCTGCTGGGCATCGTCGGCAAGGTCGAGGGACCGCTCGGCAAGGGCGCGCGACTGGTGGCCAAGGCGCTGGACGATGGCGACCTGACCCCGGCCGACCTGTTCCGCCGCTTCCTGGACGACGACACCGAGTTCTTCGGCGAATGGGCCGAACGCATGCCCGAGGCACCGCGCACCCTGCCCTTCCTGGCCTTCGCGGCCATGGGCCCGTCCATCGAGGTGGCCGCCGGAATGCTGGCCGACAAGCTGCCCGAGATGAAGGTATCCCCGGTGGGAACCTGCCCCATCTGCGGGTCCATGCCGCTGATCTCCTCCCTGGAGCAGAAGGAGGGATTCCGCCACGCCACCTGCTCGTTCTGCCGCCACGACTACCGGATCAAGCGGATCACCTGTCCGATCTGCGGCGAGGACGACCACACCAAGCTGACCTTCTTCACCGTGGACGAGGAGCCGGGCTTCCGGGTGGACGTCTGCGACTCGTGCAAGACCTACGTCAAGACCATCGACTTCCGGAACCTGGACCGCGTGGCGCTCCCGGTGCTGGACGACCTCGACTCCCTGGCGCTCGACTATGTCGCCGCCGGGCAGGGATACAGGCGGGCGACACTGTCCGCATGGGGATTCTAA
- a CDS encoding transposase: MNSHIMPILDAPGTADFESLLHDDDKAREYLLARTWPLGDPFCPRCGHRKVYSLSGERLRCASCKYTFQPFSGRWINNGALTPSEWLRLIVLFVEERSVHQMKEELGLSYNTVYKALTAIRFAILAHALDARQLISQATGLDSYLKGNRLTGGPREMRMDTIPVYGILRREELVFVDLVPGFQAETLFHFHMNFHLKLIRSGNLVYTDRYKEYDALMFCGNDSLPYEIIRRYDEPPHIDAVRDEFWEYAQVRIKKFRGISCQRFPLYMKELEFRFNNRDKSLPEILAAYLCALVPSTD; the protein is encoded by the coding sequence ATGAATTCGCACATCATGCCCATACTGGACGCGCCGGGAACAGCCGACTTCGAATCGCTGCTCCACGACGACGACAAGGCCAGGGAATACCTGCTCGCCAGGACCTGGCCCCTGGGCGACCCGTTCTGTCCCCGGTGCGGGCACCGCAAGGTTTACTCCCTGTCGGGCGAGCGGCTGCGCTGCGCCAGCTGCAAATACACCTTCCAGCCCTTTTCCGGGCGCTGGATCAACAACGGCGCCCTGACCCCCAGCGAGTGGCTGCGGCTCATCGTGCTCTTTGTCGAGGAGCGCTCGGTGCACCAGATGAAGGAGGAGCTGGGGCTCTCCTACAACACGGTCTACAAGGCCCTGACCGCCATCCGGTTCGCCATCCTGGCCCACGCCCTCGACGCCCGCCAGCTCATCAGCCAGGCCACCGGGCTGGACTCCTACCTCAAGGGCAACCGGCTGACCGGCGGCCCCCGCGAGATGCGCATGGACACCATCCCGGTCTACGGCATCCTGCGCCGCGAAGAGCTGGTCTTCGTGGACCTGGTGCCGGGGTTCCAGGCCGAGACCCTGTTCCACTTCCACATGAACTTCCACCTGAAGCTCATCCGCTCCGGCAACCTGGTCTACACCGACCGGTACAAGGAGTACGACGCGCTCATGTTCTGCGGCAACGACTCCCTGCCCTACGAGATCATCCGGCGCTATGACGAGCCGCCGCACATCGACGCGGTCCGGGACGAGTTCTGGGAATACGCCCAGGTGCGCATCAAGAAGTTCCGGGGCATCTCCTGCCAGCGGTTCCCGCTGTACATGAAGGAGCTGGAGTTCCGCTTCAACAACCGCGACAAGTCGCTGCCGGAGATTCTGGCCGCCTACCTCTGCGCACTGGTTCCCTCCACGGATTAG